The genome window CTGTAGTGTGTAGAAGATGCAACCGAATATGCTGTTGGATTGATTGAGGATGCTGTCCGGTCCCAGCACATGCTCCACCAGCCCGAAGCCCTTGCCCCACCTGGCAGAGGGGTGGTGTGGGGGGGTGGAACCAGATTAGGAATGTCAACCTAGTGCCTTGGACCCTACCCCGGAAAGGTGATTTCCAAGAAGCCACCTGGGTTATCCTGTGTTCCCCACCTCCTATCCTAGTCCAAGGGTCGATGACCTCCAGTCAGCGGACACCTTTGGCCACGTCAGGATTCCATGTCACTGACCCtatcctcccctctccccacaccaGGCCCGGACGTGGCTACTCCATAGGCCCTGCTTTTCATCTAGACCttaagtaattcttttttttttttttttttgagacagagtctcgctctgtggcccatgctggagtgcagtggcgcgatctcggctcactgaaacctctgcctctcgggttcaagcgattctcctgccttagacccccaagtagctgggattacaggagcctgccatagtgcagggctaatttttctatttttggtagagacaggctttcaccatgttggccaggctggtaaactgacttcaagtgatccagccgcctcggcctcccaaagtgctgggattacaggagtgagccaccgcgcccggcccttaagTAATTCTTAAAATGGCAAGGCTGTTATAACGGTTCACTCGGTTTTGCATCAGAGACTGGGAGTCGGCGGCAGATTATCTTTGCCCTGGACCCCAGAATCTCCAGCTCCCTGGCCACTCACTCGCCTCCTCGGTATTCCGTCATTATGCTAACGCCTGGCCATCACGCACAGCTAGACCAGGCCACCTTGTTCCCGGGCGCAGCCATCGCCAACCCCCCTTCACCTGGGCGCCGTCCTTGAGACCATCGTCAATCTCTGCCGCCATCCTGCCTCCCCGCCTTTCCCGGTCACCGCTATTCCTTGGCATCCAACTCACGTGCGAGTCCCCAGAATAATCCCAGTCCCCAGCACTGTCTGGTCCCTTGCCTCGCACTCTTATTTCGAACACCAGTATCTCTGGGTAGCTCAGCCCCCGTGCAACGACCCCGCGAGCAGTCCACCTCCTTGTCCGTTCCCTGGGCACACTGATCCCAGACTCCAGAATAATCATCTGGCAATCTGGCCTCCCTGCTCCGAGGCCCCATGCCTCCCACTCCCGTGCACACCTGGAGGAGAAGACGCGGGAACAGCTGATGGCGGTGCCCACGTCGCAGAGCGCGCGGTAATCCCTGTCCCGGGCGCGCGCCGCCTTCACGTGCAGCGCGTAGAGCGAAAGCACTAGGCCGGCCAAGCAAAGAGCGAGCCGCACCCAGCCAGGGCTCCCCCAGGTGCTGCCCATTATCTCCAGGTCCCGCCGGAGGCGCCAGCAGAGAAAACCAGCCACGGAgcaggggcggggcggggaaTGGCCACGCCCCTCCTGCCCCTCTGACTTGGCGATTGGCCGGCCGGGTTCGCACTCCGCGACCCAAACGCCTGTTCCCGGGATCTAGTCAGGCGAGAGAGTTAGGAAAACAGCTAAGACTGCCCCGACCGGTGAGGCGGGTAAGAGACGTGCGGAATCGCGGCCCCAGCGGCTGCCAGGCATGATGGGAGTTGTAGTCGGGGCGGCTGCAAGGCGTCAAGGGAAATGACGTCTCCAGagatttaaaaactgttttggggccgggcgcggtggctcaagcctgtaatcccagcactttgggaggccgagacgggcggatcacgaggtcaggagatcgagaccatcctggctaacatggtgaaaccccgtctctactaaaaatacaaaaaactagccgggcgacctggcgggcgcctgtagtcccagctactcgggaggctgaggcaggagaatggcgtgaacccgggaggcggagcttgcagtgagctgagatctggccactgcactccagcctgggcgacagagcaagactccgtctcaaaaaaaaaaaaaaaaaaaaaatacaaaaattagccgggcatggtggcacatgcctgtaatcccagctactccggaggctgaggcaggagaattgcttgaaccggggagacggaagttgcagtgagctgagatcgtgccactgcactccagtctggccgacagagtgagactctgtctcaaaaaaaaaaaaaaaaaaaaaaattgtgttaatgTGGCTAACAGCATTTGCGCCTACCCTATGCCAAGTCCTGTTGTAAGAACTAGAGCATCCAGGACCTAGAGACCAGCGGATCAGGGGATCCAGCGAATACGGCGATCCGATTCGGGAACCAAGCATTTCCCCTGAAACTATTTCAGGCACCATTCGGGCTgcagcctcccctcctcccaggtCCTGCCTCACCAGTGCTTCTTGCCGGTCGGTCTCTCTTTCCCTTACATTCACAGAACCACTCCTTTGGCCACACACACCCTTGACAAGTATCCTAACCTCTCTACTATCATGGCACCTGCATGGCAACACCTGAGCTTGGATCAACTCAATAGTCAGTCTCTCCTTTCCAAGCTGTGGGCCTGCTGAGGTCTCTCCTTCACAGATGTCCCATCTGATGGTGACCCATCTCTCCTATACCTTCAACCTCTCCATCTTCCCCATCTACATTGCAACTTGTTTCTCTTTCCCATCTCAGAAACATCAACAAATCTCCCTTCACTAAGAGGTCCTTCACCAGCCTCCCCTCCCCGCATTATCCCATCTACTCCTCCACAGTCAAGTTTTTGGAAAGATTCTACACTCCCAGTCTCTACTTCCTCACTTCTTCCTTGCTGCCCACGCCATAAACTAGCTGCTGCCTCCAGCACTGCCCTGACACCTAGTGGCTGGTGTCACCAAGACGCTAGACCcagtggttatttatttattaatttacttattttgagacggagtctcactttgtcacccaggctggagtgcagtggtgccatctcggctcactgcaacctccacctccagggttcaagtttttctcctgcctcagcctctcgagtagttcagactacagatgcctgccaccacgcccagctaatttttgtatttttagtagagacggggttcaccatattggccaggctcatctcaaactcctgacctcaagtgatccacccaccttggtctcccaaaatgctaggattacagacgtgagccaccgtgcccggccaatggTTGTTTTTCAGGTCTTCTCTTGCTTGACTTCCCAGAGGGATCCCTTACTATTGCACACACCTTCCTGGAAACTCTCTCTTCCTCTGGCGTCTGTGATATTTCCCTCTCCTGCTGGCTCCTCCCTCTCCGGATGCTCTTTCTCACATCTACTCTCTTCTAGAGagtgtggtagacagaataatggtctccaaagATGTCCCTGCATGAATCCCTGGAACTTGTGAATATGATAGGTTAAAtggcaaaaaggaaattaaggttgcagatggaattaagctGACCAATCtcttgatttgatttgatttgatttatttaatttattttgtttttgaggcggagtttcactcttgttgcccaactggagtgcaatggcatgatctctgcttactgcaacctccacctcccaagttcgagcgattcgcctgccttagcctcccgagtagctgggattacaggcacccgccaccacacctggctaatttttttaacttttagtagagatggggtttcactatattggccaggctggtctcaaactcctgacctcaggtgatccgcccacctcagcctcccaaagtgctgggattacaggcgtgagtcaccgtgcccggcctatttatttatttatttatttatttatttttgagatggagttttgcccttgttgcccaggctaaaatgcaatggtgctatctcggctcaccgcaacctccacctcccgggttaaagtgattctcctgccttagcctcctgagtagctgggattataggcatgcaccaccacgcccagctaattttttgtatttttagtagagatggggtttctccatattggtcaggctggtctcaaactcctgacctcaggtgatccacgtgcctgggtctcccaaagtgctgggattataggcgtgaggcaccgcaccaggctctattgatttatttttatttttatttttgagacagagtctcgctctgttgcctaggctggagtacagtggcacaatcttggctcactgtaacttccaccccccgggttcaagccattctcctgcctcagcctccccagtagttgggactataggcacatgcaatcatgcctggctaatttttgtatttttagtagagacagggtttcactatgttggccaggctggtctcgaactcctgacttcgtgatctgcccacctcagcctcccaaagtgctgggattacaagtgtaagccaccgtgcccagcatattttatttgtttaaagacCCTTgacacacaggctggagtgtagtggcactgtcataactcactgcaacctctgcctcccaggttcaaacgattcttgcacctcagcctccctagtagctaggagtGCAAATACgtcccaccacacctggataatttatttttatttttgtagagacggggtctcactttgtttcccaggctggtctaaacttctggtttcaagcaacCTTCCTGCCTCAAAGTGCTgtgagtacaggcatgagccaccaccacacctggcctaatttgctgatttttatttatttattattatttatcttaatttttattttgagacagagtcttgctctgtcagcctcccaggtagctgggattataggtgcccaccaccatgcccaactaattattgtaatttttttttttttaagtagagacagggtttcaccatgttggccaggccggtcttgaactcctgacctcaagtgatccacctgcctcagcctctcaaagtgcggtGAATACggatgtgagtcaccgtgcctggtccaatttttgtattttcagtagagatggggttttgccatgttggccaggctggtctcgaactcatgacctcaggtgttccacctgcctccgcctctcaaagtgctgggattacaggcatgaaccaccgtgcctggcccacaaggGTCCTTAAAAAATGAAGGAGGATGACAGAAGAGAGTCAGAGGGAGATGtgagtaaagaaaaaagacacagagagCTGCAATGTTGCtggtttgaagatggaggaagggggttGTGAGCTAATAAATACGGGTGGCCTCTAAAGGCAAGAAAGGATAAAGAACTGGATTCTCACCCTAGAGTCACCAGTAAGGAACTATCAATAtcttgatttcagcccagtgagactctgtcagacTTCTAAGctacagaactataagataaatttttgttgttttaagtcattaaatGTGTAGTAACTTGTTACAGCATCAATTAGAAATGAATACAGAGGACTGGGCATTAGGCCTGTATCTCAGCTTTCTCTGGTTTCCTGGTGTGTTCCTGTTATTTATTGTTGGCTTCCCCCCAGAATGAGTGATCTAAGAGGAAGCAAAATAGAAGCCGCAATCTCTTTATGACTTAGCCTCAGAAGACACAcactggggccgggtgcagtgacttatgcctataatcccagcactttgggtggctgaggcagcaggacaacttgagcccaggagtttgagacaccctggacaacacagtgaaaccctgactccacaaaaaataaacaaaattagccgggtgtggtggtgtgcacctgtagtccctttggggaggtgtgcacctatagtcactttgggaggctcagacaggacaataacttgagcccaggagtttcgaGACAggtctgggcaatgtggcaagactctgtctttataaatatttttttttttttttttttttttttgagaccgagtctcgctctgtcacccaagctggagtgcactggccagatctcagctcactgcaagctccgcctcccgggttcacgccattctcctgcttcagcctcccgagtagctgggactacaggcgcccgccgcctcgcccggctagttttttgtattttttagtagagacggggtttcaccatgttagccaggatggtctcgatctcctgaccttgtgatccgcccgcctcggcctcccaaagtgctgggattacaggcttgagccaccgcgcccggcctataaatatttttaaaattaggtggggcatggtggctcatgctacctgtaatcccagcactttgggaggctgaggtgggtggatcacctgaagtcaggagtttaagacaagcccggcctacatggcgaaaccccatctctactaaaaatacaaaaattagctgggcatggtggcggggacctgtaatcccagctactcaggaggctgaggcaggagaatcatttgaacctgggaggcggaagttgtagtgagccgagattgccttCCTCACTTCGAGTTATAAAAGATTTtgaccatattttcttttctttctttctttattttttgagacgggatcacggagtctcgctctgtcgccattctgctgcctcagtctcccgagcagctgggactacaggcgcccaccaccacgcccagctgattttttctattttttagtagagatggtgtttcaccgtgttagccaggatggtctcgatctcctgaccttgtgatccacccgcctcagcctcccaaaatgctggaattacaggcgtgagccaccgtgccaggccttttttttttttttttttttttgagacagagtttcacttttgttgcccaggctggagtgcaatggcacgatttcagctcaccgcaacctctgcctcccaggttcaagtgattctcctgcctcagcctccctagtagctgggattataggcatgtgccaccacacccggctaattttgtatttttagtagagacagggtttctccatgttggtcaggctggtcttgaactcccgacctcaggtgatccgcctgccctggcctcccaaagtgctgggactacaggcgtgagccaccacaccccgaccgactatattttcttctagcattttatttatttatttatttatttgagatagtcctgctctgtcgcccaggctggaatgcagtggtgcaatcttggctcactgcactctccgcctcccagatttaagctattctcctgccttagcctcctgagtagctgtgattacaggtgccagccactatgcccggctgatttttgcattttcagtagagatggggtttcaccatattggccaggctggtctcgaactcctgatctcatgatccaccctccttggcctgtaatctcagtgctgggattacaggcatgagccacggtgcctggctcttttttttttttttttttttttctttttttttcctgttagagACAAGGTGTTGTTATGttgcctctaactcctgggctcaagcaattctcccaccttggcttcccaaagtgctgctgggattacaggagtgagccactgcccccagcctctgACAGTTTTTGTGCACTAGGAATTTGGGAAGACAATATTACCTGGCTATTTCTGGCTCATACAATTGCAGGCAGATGGTGGCTAAAGCTGGAACAATGAGCAGCTAAAGCAACTGAAAGATAACCTagcatctccctctctctcagtaGTCTCTGGGCCTATCCATGTCGTCCTCTGCATGGgctagcttgggcttcctcacagcatggcagcctCAAGGCTTTGATAGTCAGCTTCCAAAATGGTCCTCAATGATTCCTGCTTCCTGGTATTGATACCATGGGCAGTCTCTCCTCACATTGAAAGGGGCTGAACTGGCCCATTGGGATAATGCAGAAATGACAATGTGTGACTTTAGAGGCTAAATCATGAAGATATTGTGGCTTCCATTTTGCTCCTTTGTAGATCACTCATTCTAGACAAAGCCAGCTACCATGATACGAAGGCACTCAAGTAACCCTAGGGAGAGGTCTCCTTAGTGAGGAACTGAAGCCCTATAAGGAACATGGGTGTGCTGCAGTCAAGTGGGCATAGGCCAAAGTAAACATCCAGAGTGACTCAGTGAGTTTAGAGTGCAGGCATATAGCTCCACTTGTTATCACAGCCGTGTAGCCATAACATGGGAAGGCTTATCACTTGGCTCTGAGCCACTGTTGTCCGTAAAAGGTATAATTGCCCTGCTGACACTGTGCACGGGGCTCGGCCCAACATGGCTTGACATGGGACATGGCTCTTGTGCAGGTGCTTGtgtccagagaaagagagaaagccagAGCTGTCCATCTCAGGGAAGCCAAGACACAGCTCAGCTTGCTGGTGCCAAGAGGGAGAAATAGTGAAGctgcagggcgtggtggctcatgcctgtaatctcagtactttgggaggccaaggtgggtggatcacgaggtcaggagtttgagaccagcccgctcaacatggtgaaacctgatctcaactaaaaatacaaaaattagccggccatggtggtgcatgcctgtaatcccagctactcaggaggctgaggcaggagaattgcttgaacccaggaggcagagattgcagtgagctgagatcacaccactgcactgcagcctgggcaatagcacgagactccgtctcagaaaaaaaaaaagaaagaaagaaaagaaaagaaagagtgaagctgctgaccctgaagggAGAGCTGGCCacacagctgtgtgtgtgtgggagccaGCCGCCGAAGTAAGCAGCAGACAGTTTGAGAGTAAGATGCTGATGATGAGAGACCTGCTGAATAAAACCATGTCTTATTTACCTGCTGTCTCTTGAGCGTTCTTCTCGCTCCATGCCTCACGTCCACCCATTCCTCTCACACCTCAGCTGGGGCTGGACCCCAACCCTGAGAATGACAGGCCTCCTGCCAACAACCAGCATTAACCTGCTGGGCATACAAGGGAGTTACCTTGGAATCAGATTCTGTAAAACAGTCACGCCTTCAGATAACAGTAGCAttggccaacatttttttttttttttttttttttttgagacgaagtctcgctttgttgcccaggctggagtgcagtggcacaatcttggctcactgcaagctccacctcccgggttcaagcaattctcctgcctcagcctcccgagtagctgggactacaggtgtgtaccaccatgcctggctaatattttgtatttttagtagagatggggtttcaccgtattagccaggaatagtcttgatctcctgacctcgtgatccgcctgcctcggcctcccaaagtgctggcattacaggcgtgagccaccgcacccggcatggCCAACATTTTGACTGCActtcatgagagaccctgagccagaacccCCTGGCTAAGCTgctcccagattcctgacccaagaaaactgtgtgtgagaacaagttttattgttttttgtttgtttgtttgtttgtttgttttgaggtctcactctgttgcccaggctggagcacagtggcacgatctcggctcactacaaactccacctcccggggtcatgccattctcctgcttcagcctcctgagtagctgggactacaggcgcctgccaccacgcccagctaagtgttttgtattttcagtagagacggggtttcaccgtgttagccaggatagtctcgatcttctgacctcatgatctgcccaccttggcctcccaaaatgctgggattacaagtgtgagccaccacgcctggccagtgtttattgttttaagatattggtggggcacagtggctcacacctgtaatcccagcactttggaaggccgaggtgggaggatcacttgagctcaggagtccaagttcaagaacagcctgggcaacatagtgagaccttgtctctattaaaaaaaattttttaaagatgttatgggccgggcgcggtggctcaagcctgtaatcccagcactttgggaggccgagatgggtggatcgcgaggtcaggagatcgagaccatcctggctaacacggcgaaaccccgtctctactaaaaaatacaaaaaactagccgggcgagttggcgggtgcctgtagtcccagctacttgggaggctgaggcaggagaatggcgtaaacccgggaggcggagcttgcagtgagctgagatccggccactgcactccagcctgggcgacagagcgagactccgtctcaaaaaaaaaaaaaaaaaaaaaaaaaaaaaaaaaaaaaaaaaataaagatgttatgtTTGAGcagagtatggtggctcatgcctgtaatcccagcactttgggaggctgaggtgggtggatcacctgaggtcaggagatggagaccagcgtggccaacatagtgaaaccctgtctccactaaaaatacaaaaaattagctgggcatggtggtgggcacctgtaatcccagctactagggaggctgaagcaggagaatcgcttgaacccgggaggcagaagttgcagtgagctgagatggtgccattgcactccagcatggtgctatgttttgggggtaatttgttacacagcaataaataattcatacagggcaccagcctggccaacatggagaaacccttctctactaaaaattatccaggtgtggtggtgcatgcctgtaatcccagctacttgggaggctgaagcaggagaatcctttgaacccgggaggtgaaggctgcagtgagccaagatcacgccactgcacttcagcctgggctatggagcgagactgtgtctcaaaaaaaaaaaaaaaaaaaaagaagaagaagaagttagttgtggctcacgcctgtaatcccaacactttgggaagctgagatgggagtatcgcttgaggccagaaagtCCAtcaataccagcctgagcaacataaggaGATCCTGTccctataaaaaatttttaaaaatcagctgggtgtggtggcaggcacctgtggtcacagccactcgagaggctgaggtaggaggattgcttgagtcagggATGTTTTGGCTGCCCTAAGCCATGAacatgccattgcattctagcctgggtaacagagtgagacactgtttcagaaaaaataaaataaaataaaataaaataaaataaaataaaataatgttgtaggccaggcgtggggctcatgcctgtaattctagtgctttgggagactgaggcaggaggattgcttgagaacagaagttcgaggctgtagtgagctgtgatcgcaccactgcactccagccttggcgacatgCACGATATCTTGTCtcgataaataaatacatacagttCTCTTTTACATcgagtatatgtatatttttaaaaacacatcgAAAGCGCTTAGAAAGCTGCCTGACCTGTATGCAGTATTCTGAAGAGGGGGTCGCAGGGTGCATGACCAACCTCCGCCGCCGGGGGCAGCAGCGACTCCGGGCCGAGCAGTGGCCGAGCGCGCCGGGTCAAATGGGGTGAAGCCTGTGCCAGACGCCTCCACTTCGGTGGCAGCCGCAGCCTCCTCCGCCTGCGGCTCCTGTCCACGCCGCGGCCACGTGAGCTCCGGATTCTGGCGCACAGAGCACTGCCAGTCCTTTGCTGCTTTGCGCAGCCCGTCCTCCCCGCCAGGGGCACCCTTACCACTTGCCCTTCTCCCATGGGCTCCAGCCGTGCCTGCCTCGGGGCTGCCGCCGCCTGGCTGTACTCCAGGACGTTGGGAAATAACGGGTGGGAACGGTGTGGGTGGGGGGCAAAGAGGAAACCCAGAGACACAGGACACCCCTTTCCTGTGGTCGGCCCCCAGTTGCTCAGGCAGGCCAGCCACGGTGAGGAGTCTTCCCTCcaagtttatatttattattatttattttttcacctccaagtttattattatttattattatcatcatcatcattattattattattttgagacggagtctcgctctgtcgcccaggctggagtgcagtggcgccatctcggctcactgcaagctccgcctccccggtgcacgccattctcctgccttagcctcccgagtagctgggactacaggcacccaccacaacccccggctaattttttctatttttcagtagagacgggatttcaccgtgttagccaggatggtctcgatctcctgacctcgtgatccacccgcctcggcctcccaaagtgctgggatcacaggcgtgagccaccgcgcccggcctatttatttatttttgagacagagtctcgctctgtcgcccaggctagagtgcagtggcccgatcttggctcactgcaacctccgcctcccgggttcaagcaattcttctgcctcagcctccagagtagcaggaattacaggcgcgtgccactgcatctggctaatttttgtagttgtagtaaagacagggtttcaccatgttggccaggctggtctcgaactcctgacctcaggtgatccgcccgcctcagcctctcaaagtgctaggattacaagcgtgagccaccgcacctgttcGACCTCCAAGTTTAAAGACAGCCTCCAGGtccgg of Rhinopithecus roxellana isolate Shanxi Qingling chromosome 20, ASM756505v1, whole genome shotgun sequence contains these proteins:
- the VKORC1 gene encoding vitamin K epoxide reductase complex subunit 1 isoform X2, translated to MGSTWGSPGWVRLALCLAGLVLSLYALHVKAARARDRDYRALCDVGTAISCSRVFSSRLPADALGLCPAAAELPGVSRWFCLPGLDPVLRAL
- the VKORC1 gene encoding vitamin K epoxide reductase complex subunit 1 isoform X1: MGSTWGSPGWVRLALCLAGLVLSLYALHVKAARARDRDYRALCDVGTAISCSRVFSSRWGKGFGLVEHVLGPDSILNQSNSIFGCIFYTLQLLLGCLRTRWASVLLLLSSLVSLAGSVYLAWILFFVLYDFCIVCITTYAINVGLMWLSFQKVQEPQGKAKRH